The following proteins are encoded in a genomic region of Enterocloster clostridioformis:
- the rpmB gene encoding 50S ribosomal protein L28, producing MAKCAICEKAAHFGIQVSHSHRRSNKMWKANVKSVRVKVNGGTQRMYVCTSCLRSGLVERA from the coding sequence ATGGCTAAGTGTGCAATCTGTGAAAAGGCAGCTCATTTCGGAATTCAAGTGAGCCATTCCCATAGAAGATCCAACAAGATGTGGAAAGCGAACGTTAAATCTGTCAGAGTCAAGGTTAATGGTGGAACCCAGAGAATGTACGTATGTACTTCCTGCTTACGTTCAGGCCTTGTAGAAAGAGCTTAA